A single window of Nicotiana sylvestris chromosome 3, ASM39365v2, whole genome shotgun sequence DNA harbors:
- the LOC104217589 gene encoding homeobox-leucine zipper protein HOX11-like isoform X1, whose product MELALSLGGDTQKSFSFLKKSTNNSSSHEELLTSSNKDLRFCMGLGKSNTTHELDENNGGRKILHLDLLPLSAVPLNQIMPSQIPFPWLSQNTFCCWFVLVAAEPGLTNGPAGKVLDMNRRPIVLEEEAEEGADLSSPNSNSGVSSFQMEFSSIYRNGNSRSLIGKRDHSEAGDTERGVSDEDENNGLARKKLRLTKEQSAFLEESFKEHNTLNPKQKFALAKQLKLRPRQVEVWFQNRRARTKLKQTELDCEYLKRCCETLTEENRRLQKELQELRALKSSQPLYMQLPATTLTMCPSCERVATTTAAAVPTAAAATSATATNTTLSLAKPNLFPFPPAQVHAPQAAS is encoded by the exons atGGAGTTAGCTTTGAGCTTAGGAGGGGATACCCAAAAATCATTTTCCTTTCTTAAAAAATCTACTAATAATTCTTCATCACATGAGGAGCTGCTAACGAGTAGCAATAAAGATTTAAGATTCTGCATGGGTTTAGGAAAGAGCAATACTACTCATGAATTAGATGAAAATAATGGAGGAAGAAAAATATTGCATCTTGATCTTCTGCCTCTTTCTGCAGTTCCCCTCAATCAAATTATGCCTTCACAGATTCCTTTCCCTTGGCTCTCTCAAAATA CATTTTGTTGCTGGTTTGTTTTAGTAGCAGCTGAACCGGGTTTAACAAATGGACCGGCAGGAAAGGTATTGGACATGAACCGGCGGCCAATAGTACtggaagaagaggctgaagaaggGGCGGACCTCTCATCTCCGAACAGCAACAGCGGAGTATCAAGTTTTCAGATGGAATTTTCATCAATATACAGAAATGGAAATAGCAGATCATTAATAGGAAAGAGAGATCATTCTGAAGCCGGAGATACAGAAAGAGGAGTTAGTGATGAAGATGAAAACAATGGTTTAGCTAGAAAAAAACTGAGACTTACTAAAGAGCAATCTGCTTTTCTTGAAGAAAGTTTCAAAGAACATAACACTCTCAATCCT AAACAGAAGTTTGCTCTGGCAAAGCAATTAAAACTTCGGCCTAGACAAGTAGAAGTGTGGTTCCAAAATAGAAGAGCAAG GACGAAATTGAAGCAGACAGAACTAGATTGTGAATATTTAAAAAGATGTTGTGAGACACTGACTGAAGAGAATAGGAGGCTGCAAAAAGAGCTTCAAGAATTAAGAGCTTTAAAATCTTCCCAACCTTTGTACATGCAACTTCCTGCCACCACTCTCACTATGTGTCCGTCTTGTGAGCGAGTCGCCACCACCACCGCCGCAGCCGTCCCTACAGCCGCTGCTGCTACCTCTGCCACGGCCACGAACACGACGCTTTCTTTGGCAAAGCCCAATCTCTTCCCATTTCCACCTGCACAAGTTCATGCTCCTCAGGCTGCTTCATAA
- the LOC104217589 gene encoding homeobox-leucine zipper protein HOX11-like isoform X3: MELALSLGGDTQKSFSFLKKSTNNSSSHEELLTSSNKDLRFCMGLGKSNTTHELDENNGGRKILHLDLLPLSAVPLNQIMPSQIPFPWLSQNTAEPGLTNGPAGKVLDMNRRPIVLEEEAEEGADLSSPNSNSGVSSFQMEFSSIYRNGNSRSLIGKRDHSEAGDTERGVSDEDENNGLARKKLRLTKEQSAFLEESFKEHNTLNPKQKFALAKQLKLRPRQVEVWFQNRRARTKLKQTELDCEYLKRCCETLTEENRRLQKELQELRALKSSQPLYMQLPATTLTMCPSCERVATTTAAAVPTAAAATSATATNTTLSLAKPNLFPFPPAQVHAPQAAS, translated from the exons atGGAGTTAGCTTTGAGCTTAGGAGGGGATACCCAAAAATCATTTTCCTTTCTTAAAAAATCTACTAATAATTCTTCATCACATGAGGAGCTGCTAACGAGTAGCAATAAAGATTTAAGATTCTGCATGGGTTTAGGAAAGAGCAATACTACTCATGAATTAGATGAAAATAATGGAGGAAGAAAAATATTGCATCTTGATCTTCTGCCTCTTTCTGCAGTTCCCCTCAATCAAATTATGCCTTCACAGATTCCTTTCCCTTGGCTCTCTCAAAATA CAGCTGAACCGGGTTTAACAAATGGACCGGCAGGAAAGGTATTGGACATGAACCGGCGGCCAATAGTACtggaagaagaggctgaagaaggGGCGGACCTCTCATCTCCGAACAGCAACAGCGGAGTATCAAGTTTTCAGATGGAATTTTCATCAATATACAGAAATGGAAATAGCAGATCATTAATAGGAAAGAGAGATCATTCTGAAGCCGGAGATACAGAAAGAGGAGTTAGTGATGAAGATGAAAACAATGGTTTAGCTAGAAAAAAACTGAGACTTACTAAAGAGCAATCTGCTTTTCTTGAAGAAAGTTTCAAAGAACATAACACTCTCAATCCT AAACAGAAGTTTGCTCTGGCAAAGCAATTAAAACTTCGGCCTAGACAAGTAGAAGTGTGGTTCCAAAATAGAAGAGCAAG GACGAAATTGAAGCAGACAGAACTAGATTGTGAATATTTAAAAAGATGTTGTGAGACACTGACTGAAGAGAATAGGAGGCTGCAAAAAGAGCTTCAAGAATTAAGAGCTTTAAAATCTTCCCAACCTTTGTACATGCAACTTCCTGCCACCACTCTCACTATGTGTCCGTCTTGTGAGCGAGTCGCCACCACCACCGCCGCAGCCGTCCCTACAGCCGCTGCTGCTACCTCTGCCACGGCCACGAACACGACGCTTTCTTTGGCAAAGCCCAATCTCTTCCCATTTCCACCTGCACAAGTTCATGCTCCTCAGGCTGCTTCATAA
- the LOC104217589 gene encoding homeobox-leucine zipper protein HOX11-like isoform X2, with the protein MELALSLGGDTQKSFSFLKKSTNNSSSHEELLTSSNKDLRFCMGLGKSNTTHELDENNGGRKILHLDLLPLSAVPLNQIMPSQIPFPWLSQNIAAEPGLTNGPAGKVLDMNRRPIVLEEEAEEGADLSSPNSNSGVSSFQMEFSSIYRNGNSRSLIGKRDHSEAGDTERGVSDEDENNGLARKKLRLTKEQSAFLEESFKEHNTLNPKQKFALAKQLKLRPRQVEVWFQNRRARTKLKQTELDCEYLKRCCETLTEENRRLQKELQELRALKSSQPLYMQLPATTLTMCPSCERVATTTAAAVPTAAAATSATATNTTLSLAKPNLFPFPPAQVHAPQAAS; encoded by the exons atGGAGTTAGCTTTGAGCTTAGGAGGGGATACCCAAAAATCATTTTCCTTTCTTAAAAAATCTACTAATAATTCTTCATCACATGAGGAGCTGCTAACGAGTAGCAATAAAGATTTAAGATTCTGCATGGGTTTAGGAAAGAGCAATACTACTCATGAATTAGATGAAAATAATGGAGGAAGAAAAATATTGCATCTTGATCTTCTGCCTCTTTCTGCAGTTCCCCTCAATCAAATTATGCCTTCACAGATTCCTTTCCCTTGGCTCTCTCAAAATA TAGCAGCTGAACCGGGTTTAACAAATGGACCGGCAGGAAAGGTATTGGACATGAACCGGCGGCCAATAGTACtggaagaagaggctgaagaaggGGCGGACCTCTCATCTCCGAACAGCAACAGCGGAGTATCAAGTTTTCAGATGGAATTTTCATCAATATACAGAAATGGAAATAGCAGATCATTAATAGGAAAGAGAGATCATTCTGAAGCCGGAGATACAGAAAGAGGAGTTAGTGATGAAGATGAAAACAATGGTTTAGCTAGAAAAAAACTGAGACTTACTAAAGAGCAATCTGCTTTTCTTGAAGAAAGTTTCAAAGAACATAACACTCTCAATCCT AAACAGAAGTTTGCTCTGGCAAAGCAATTAAAACTTCGGCCTAGACAAGTAGAAGTGTGGTTCCAAAATAGAAGAGCAAG GACGAAATTGAAGCAGACAGAACTAGATTGTGAATATTTAAAAAGATGTTGTGAGACACTGACTGAAGAGAATAGGAGGCTGCAAAAAGAGCTTCAAGAATTAAGAGCTTTAAAATCTTCCCAACCTTTGTACATGCAACTTCCTGCCACCACTCTCACTATGTGTCCGTCTTGTGAGCGAGTCGCCACCACCACCGCCGCAGCCGTCCCTACAGCCGCTGCTGCTACCTCTGCCACGGCCACGAACACGACGCTTTCTTTGGCAAAGCCCAATCTCTTCCCATTTCCACCTGCACAAGTTCATGCTCCTCAGGCTGCTTCATAA